In Candidatus Sulfurimonas marisnigri, a single genomic region encodes these proteins:
- a CDS encoding FAD:protein FMN transferase, giving the protein MSKIVLLFFVLVLSLEAKTISRTQIIMSTFVTVSVEEENKNYIEDAFNIIKDVDNSISSYNPNSIIYQLNKNLFKIGLDKYSYEALTLSQRYYKRTDGYFDITIGSVTKKLYKFGEEQRVPTSKELSGAIVKIQGLHVEKEKACMEYGMQVDLGGMGKGFAVDKVAEYFRNKDVVNATIRASGDIRCLSTCMLHVQDPFSEGHLLSFETSKNDLGITTSGNYNRYVGTTKNNHLINPKLKAPQTKFISITLIGSMPSADLDAYATAASVMPTKKGYEFLNSLGVGYIVMQCDKKIIISENISKFTKNLLVNNAVKN; this is encoded by the coding sequence ATGTCTAAAATAGTTTTACTTTTCTTTGTTTTAGTGCTCTCTTTAGAGGCTAAAACAATCTCTCGCACTCAAATAATTATGTCAACATTTGTAACTGTCTCAGTAGAAGAAGAAAATAAAAACTACATTGAAGATGCCTTTAATATCATAAAAGATGTTGACAATTCTATATCTTCATATAATCCAAATTCTATAATTTATCAACTTAATAAAAATTTATTCAAAATAGGTTTAGATAAGTATAGCTACGAAGCACTCACACTAAGCCAAAGATATTATAAACGGACAGATGGCTATTTTGATATTACAATTGGTTCAGTTACTAAAAAACTTTACAAATTTGGAGAAGAACAAAGAGTGCCGACAAGCAAAGAGTTAAGTGGTGCAATAGTTAAAATACAAGGGCTACATGTAGAAAAAGAAAAAGCCTGTATGGAATATGGTATGCAGGTTGATTTGGGTGGAATGGGCAAAGGTTTTGCTGTTGATAAAGTGGCAGAGTATTTTAGAAATAAGGACGTTGTAAATGCAACTATTCGCGCTAGCGGAGATATAAGATGTCTCTCTACATGTATGCTACATGTGCAAGACCCATTTAGCGAAGGTCATTTGCTATCATTTGAGACAAGTAAAAATGATTTGGGGATAACAACAAGCGGAAACTATAACAGATATGTTGGAACTACTAAGAATAATCACCTAATAAATCCAAAGCTAAAAGCACCACAAACTAAGTTTATATCTATAACATTGATTGGAAGTATGCCTAGTGCTGATTTAGACGCTTATGCTACAGCTGCTAGCGTAATGCCGACTAAGAAAGGGTATGAGTTTTTAAACTCTCTTGGTGTAGGTTATATAGTTATGCAGTGTGATAAGAAGATTATAATAAGTGAAAATATATCTAAGTTTACAAAAAATCTACTCGTAAACAATGCTGTGAAAAATTAG
- a CDS encoding bifunctional 3,4-dihydroxy-2-butanone 4-phosphate synthase/GTP cyclohydrolase II, with product MTPIQRVLEAIDEIKKGKMVIMCDDEDRENEGDLVYASAFSTPAHVNFMATHARGLICVALSKTIATRLELNPMISSNTSSYETAFTVSVDAKNALTGISASERDDTIKILANPISHADDLVKPGHIFPLIAKDGGTLVRTGHTEGSVDLCRLAGLSESSVICEIIKEDGTMARRDDLDIFGEKHNLKTVFISDIVEYRLANERLVNETNVQEMEFFGTKVKQHTFTDHDKVEHTAIVFHNAGAVANVRVHNVVPDIELLLNQKKYNNLVSSIEYLKLNSGVLVFINKTNHQDNAAMKEIGTGAQILKSLGISKMNLLTSLKQAEFVGLGGFGLEVNEVIDI from the coding sequence ATGACACCTATACAAAGAGTACTAGAAGCAATTGACGAGATTAAAAAGGGTAAAATGGTCATCATGTGTGATGATGAAGATAGAGAGAATGAGGGTGATTTAGTTTATGCCTCGGCTTTTTCAACCCCTGCACATGTAAACTTTATGGCAACACATGCGAGAGGACTTATATGCGTTGCTCTTAGTAAGACTATTGCTACTAGACTTGAGCTTAATCCAATGATAAGTTCAAATACATCTTCATATGAGACAGCTTTTACTGTGTCAGTTGATGCAAAAAATGCTTTAACCGGTATATCTGCTTCTGAGAGAGATGATACTATTAAGATTTTAGCAAATCCAATTAGTCATGCTGATGATTTAGTTAAGCCCGGTCATATTTTCCCTCTTATCGCCAAAGATGGTGGTACACTAGTAAGAACAGGTCATACAGAGGGTTCTGTAGATTTATGCCGTTTAGCGGGACTTAGTGAGTCTTCTGTTATATGTGAAATCATTAAAGAAGATGGAACGATGGCTAGACGTGATGATTTGGATATCTTTGGTGAAAAGCATAATCTTAAAACTGTTTTCATATCTGATATTGTTGAATATCGCTTAGCAAATGAGAGACTTGTTAATGAGACTAATGTTCAAGAAATGGAATTTTTTGGCACTAAAGTTAAGCAACATACTTTTACAGACCACGATAAAGTAGAACATACTGCTATTGTATTTCACAATGCCGGAGCTGTTGCAAATGTTAGAGTTCACAATGTTGTACCAGATATAGAACTTCTTTTGAATCAAAAAAAATATAATAATCTTGTGTCTTCTATAGAGTATTTAAAACTAAACAGTGGAGTTCTAGTATTTATAAATAAAACAAATCATCAAGATAATGCTGCTATGAAAGAGATAGGAACTGGTGCTCAGATTTTAAAATCTTTAGGGATTTCTAAAATGAACTTGCTTACATCTCTAAAACAGGCAGAGTTTGTAGGTTTGGGCGGTTTTGGATTAGAGGTAAATGAGGTAATTGATATATAG
- a CDS encoding ABC transporter permease, whose product MKAINKSNLFNITLIVLALIIVFFLSIPIIKIFIGVGSEKLLETIKDGEAIDSIILTMKVSAWAMVFVLFTGLPLAYVIARYDFFGKSLVESLIDIPVMIPHTAAGIALLTTFGDTEIGEFFKFFGIEFIGTEYGIMIAMMFLSAPFLINSAKDGFRKVDVKLEKTARTLGASPINVFFRITIPNAKKDIINGALMMWSRGLGEFGAIVILVYHPMTTPVLIFDRFNSYGLSYSAPLAAVIIGFSMLVFLVVRFITNRLS is encoded by the coding sequence GTGAAAGCAATAAACAAAAGCAATTTATTTAACATTACATTAATAGTCTTAGCGCTTATTATAGTGTTTTTTCTAAGCATTCCTATCATTAAAATATTTATTGGTGTGGGAAGTGAAAAGCTACTAGAGACTATAAAAGATGGTGAAGCAATTGATTCTATTATCCTTACTATGAAAGTATCTGCGTGGGCAATGGTTTTTGTACTTTTTACAGGTTTGCCACTTGCTTATGTAATAGCAAGATATGATTTTTTTGGAAAAAGTTTAGTTGAGTCATTAATAGATATTCCAGTTATGATACCTCACACTGCTGCAGGTATAGCTCTTCTTACAACTTTTGGAGATACTGAAATAGGTGAGTTTTTTAAATTTTTTGGAATAGAGTTTATAGGCACTGAGTACGGAATTATGATAGCTATGATGTTCTTATCGGCTCCATTTTTAATAAATAGCGCAAAAGATGGATTTAGAAAAGTAGATGTCAAACTTGAAAAAACAGCAAGAACATTAGGGGCTTCTCCTATTAATGTATTTTTTAGAATTACAATACCTAATGCAAAAAAAGACATAATAAATGGTGCTTTAATGATGTGGAGTAGAGGCCTTGGAGAGTTTGGTGCAATAGTTATCTTAGTTTATCATCCAATGACAACACCAGTGCTTATATTTGACAGGTTCAATAGTTATGGGCTTAGTTACAGTGCACCATTGGCAGCAGTTATTATAGGATTTAGCATGTTAGTATTTTTAGTAGTAAGATTCATTACAAATCGTTTGAGTTAG
- a CDS encoding ATP-binding cassette domain-containing protein gives MDNLKIQNLSSNRGDFSLKDINLDIQNNEYFVLLGQSGSGKTMLLETIAGLNTCSGNIIYKGKEISLVATEKRDIGFVYQDFALFPNLNVQENIRFSSRYKKIEKSDELFKDIVEFLKLETLLERDTQDLSGGEKQRVAIARAIFSRPKILLLDEPLSAIDPTFRNAIMKSLKDIHRRYNVITIHVTHNFREASYLADKIAIIMDGEIKQVGAAKDVLNHPANIEVAKFLGFKNIFPATMLGYESSTKVYSVDPNVIKVSKDDDIQADYIFEGVVDECMGIVDHYKLFVKVKQHQFFIKILKRDYEGCYTDRTKTIQIGFDKKDISFI, from the coding sequence ATGGATAATTTAAAAATACAAAATCTATCAAGCAATAGAGGTGACTTTTCACTTAAAGACATAAACCTAGATATACAAAATAATGAGTATTTTGTTCTTCTTGGTCAAAGCGGAAGTGGAAAGACTATGTTACTAGAGACCATTGCCGGATTAAATACATGTAGTGGAAATATAATTTATAAAGGTAAAGAGATCTCTTTGGTAGCAACAGAAAAGAGAGATATCGGTTTTGTATATCAGGACTTTGCACTATTTCCAAATCTGAATGTTCAAGAGAATATTAGGTTCTCATCTAGATATAAAAAGATAGAAAAATCAGATGAACTGTTTAAAGATATAGTTGAATTTTTAAAATTAGAAACTTTGCTTGAGCGTGATACTCAAGACTTAAGTGGTGGGGAGAAGCAACGTGTAGCGATAGCAAGAGCTATATTTTCAAGACCTAAAATTTTACTTTTGGACGAGCCATTAAGTGCAATTGACCCAACATTTAGAAATGCGATTATGAAGAGTTTAAAAGACATTCATAGAAGATATAACGTTATTACTATACATGTAACGCATAACTTTAGAGAGGCTTCTTACTTGGCTGATAAAATAGCAATTATTATGGATGGAGAGATTAAACAAGTGGGTGCTGCAAAAGATGTTTTAAATCACCCTGCAAATATAGAAGTAGCAAAATTTTTAGGTTTTAAAAATATTTTTCCGGCAACAATGCTTGGATATGAATCTTCTACAAAGGTTTATTCTGTGGATCCAAATGTTATTAAAGTATCTAAAGATGATGATATTCAAGCTGATTATATTTTTGAGGGAGTAGTTGATGAATGTATGGGGATAGTTGACCATTACAAACTTTTTGTAAAAGTTAAGCAACATCAGTTTTTTATAAAAATTTTAAAAAGAGACTATGAAGGGTGTTATACAGATAGAACAAAGACAATCCAAATAGGGTTTGATAAAAAAGATATTAGTTTTATATAG
- the wtpA gene encoding tungstate ABC transporter substrate-binding protein WtpA: MNKKILLTLVLSALLASNVLAKEKITVFHAGSLAVPFAEIEKVFEAKYPQYDVQREASGSRAAARKISEIGKAADVMASADYNVINNLLIPNHAKFNAQFATNEMAIAYTSKAKYADEINAQNWPEIFLREGVKVGHSNPNMDPCGYRSILVTILAEKHYKTPGFFDKLFGYGDSYEVGEEDRNKVIVRPKETDLLGLIEANAYDYLFIYKSVAEQHGLKYITLPKQVSLKDNEFKEFYETASFDISGKKPGQFITKKGGAMIYGITVAQNKKSPANKEGAIKFVNFVLSEQGQEIMIKNGQGVVSPAIITGDASIIGK, from the coding sequence ATGAATAAAAAAATATTACTAACATTAGTATTAAGTGCTTTATTGGCATCAAACGTTTTAGCAAAAGAGAAAATAACTGTATTTCATGCTGGTAGTTTAGCTGTTCCATTTGCAGAAATAGAAAAAGTATTTGAAGCAAAATATCCACAGTACGATGTACAAAGAGAAGCTAGTGGAAGTAGGGCAGCTGCTAGAAAAATCTCTGAAATCGGTAAAGCTGCTGATGTAATGGCTAGTGCTGATTACAATGTAATAAACAACTTGCTTATTCCAAACCATGCGAAATTTAACGCACAATTTGCGACTAATGAGATGGCAATAGCTTATACCTCAAAAGCTAAATACGCTGATGAGATAAATGCACAAAACTGGCCAGAAATCTTTCTAAGAGAGGGTGTAAAAGTTGGACACTCAAATCCAAACATGGATCCATGTGGATATAGGTCAATATTAGTAACAATACTTGCAGAAAAGCATTATAAAACTCCAGGTTTTTTTGATAAATTGTTTGGATATGGTGATTCATATGAAGTTGGTGAAGAAGATAGAAACAAAGTTATAGTTAGACCAAAAGAGACAGATTTATTAGGACTAATCGAAGCTAATGCTTATGATTATCTTTTCATATACAAGTCAGTTGCCGAGCAACATGGATTAAAGTATATTACTCTGCCAAAGCAAGTCTCTTTAAAAGACAATGAGTTTAAAGAGTTCTATGAAACTGCTTCGTTTGACATAAGTGGAAAAAAACCAGGTCAGTTCATCACTAAAAAAGGTGGAGCAATGATTTACGGCATTACAGTTGCACAAAATAAAAAGTCACCAGCAAACAAAGAAGGTGCAATCAAGTTTGTAAACTTTGTACTTTCAGAGCAAGGTCAAGAGATTATGATTAAAAATGGTCAGGGAGTTGTATCTCCAGCAATTATTACCGGAGATGCTTCCATAATTGGAAAGTAA
- a CDS encoding molybdopterin molybdotransferase MoeA: MDKYLDFKDAVSLSLEIAEITGIEEIVHIQDSIGRILAQDISCIKNLPSFNNSAMDGFAIKATDAGKKLKVVKTILAGEDTVECLNENECYKIMTGAKVPNDADTIIPIEDVVEYKNDEVTIKEKVVKNSCLRFKGEEKALEDALFNKGEVFTSAMVAILASQGITMLSVYKKLKIAVVSTGNELKEPWEDASESEIYNCNSYAIISLLKEKGFDATYTNVVPDSLEKSISFLDTLKNYDVIITTGGISMGDADFMAEAFERNGLDIAFHGVNIKPGRPIMMGKMKKTFVMCLPGNPLTAMVNMHLFALPVLNKMQGSLSVFHDIDIAKNIKSFKTKAGRVNVVLGFYKNGEYRVTQDNKYGSGMITVLHVSNCILVTDESTASISEQESVKIIKFNCLYTKDKTDLFNLGK; encoded by the coding sequence ATGGATAAGTATTTAGATTTTAAAGATGCTGTTTCTTTGTCACTAGAAATAGCAGAGATTACTGGCATAGAGGAGATAGTTCATATACAAGATTCTATTGGAAGAATTTTAGCACAAGATATTTCCTGTATAAAGAATCTACCATCTTTTAATAACTCTGCCATGGATGGTTTTGCCATAAAAGCAACAGATGCAGGTAAAAAACTTAAAGTTGTCAAAACAATTTTAGCTGGTGAAGACACAGTAGAGTGTTTAAATGAAAATGAGTGTTATAAAATCATGACAGGTGCAAAAGTACCAAATGATGCAGATACTATCATCCCTATAGAAGATGTTGTAGAGTACAAAAATGATGAGGTTACAATTAAAGAAAAAGTTGTAAAAAATTCATGTTTAAGATTTAAAGGTGAAGAAAAAGCTTTAGAAGATGCATTATTTAATAAAGGTGAAGTTTTTACATCGGCTATGGTTGCAATATTAGCCTCTCAAGGTATAACAATGCTCAGTGTATATAAAAAGTTAAAGATAGCTGTCGTATCTACTGGAAACGAGCTAAAAGAACCATGGGAAGATGCAAGCGAGAGTGAGATTTACAACTGTAATTCTTATGCAATTATCTCACTTTTAAAAGAGAAAGGTTTTGATGCTACATATACAAACGTTGTGCCTGATTCTTTGGAAAAATCTATCTCTTTTTTAGACACTCTTAAAAACTATGATGTAATCATCACAACTGGCGGTATCTCTATGGGAGATGCAGATTTTATGGCAGAGGCCTTCGAGAGAAATGGTTTAGATATAGCATTTCACGGAGTAAATATAAAACCGGGTCGTCCTATTATGATGGGGAAAATGAAAAAAACTTTCGTTATGTGCTTACCGGGAAATCCTCTAACTGCAATGGTAAACATGCATCTATTTGCACTTCCCGTTTTAAATAAAATGCAAGGCTCTTTGAGCGTTTTTCATGACATTGATATTGCAAAAAATATCAAAAGTTTTAAAACAAAAGCTGGCCGAGTAAATGTTGTACTTGGCTTTTATAAAAATGGAGAGTATAGAGTTACCCAAGATAATAAATATGGCTCAGGGATGATTACAGTCTTACATGTAAGCAATTGTATTCTTGTGACAGATGAGTCAACAGCTTCAATCTCAGAACAAGAGAGCGTAAAGATAATTAAATTTAATTGCCTATATACAAAAGATAAAACAGATTTATTTAATTTAGGAAAATAA
- a CDS encoding cysteine desulfurase, protein MYKLNCLNYPQANDVSVSKTLSIEPLNSNVKFEEMSKDLTSRFNFSSLHSFSFSKEGFLGLMLEFKSNIAVSLGESEAVVQAAELYESLGFSVTYVNLMPDGTIDYKAISSIKEEYLFVSPYIIDTFVKVDLQKVKEVFSGTVISNISATLDANHCDVAYFDAYKLSGYFTHSILLHNNLFKEQNLASIDTVGLKLITDAINKDKEAVTCKEEFINALKESLGDDIIFFVDSDLTLNNVVHFGLKGIKAREVIRNLSLSSIFVTNGEGCSLGLSRPSRIIQAMGYTELQSRQAISLSFCKNLNSEEILHVASKIGKSYRQIKALHG, encoded by the coding sequence GTGTATAAATTAAACTGTTTGAATTATCCTCAGGCAAATGATGTATCAGTATCAAAAACGCTGAGTATTGAGCCTTTAAATTCTAATGTGAAATTTGAAGAGATGAGTAAAGATTTAACATCAAGGTTTAACTTTTCATCTTTACATAGTTTCTCTTTTTCAAAAGAAGGTTTCTTAGGTTTAATGCTGGAGTTCAAATCAAACATTGCCGTAAGCCTTGGTGAGAGTGAAGCCGTAGTTCAAGCAGCCGAGCTTTATGAGTCATTAGGTTTTAGTGTTACGTACGTAAACCTTATGCCTGATGGAACAATTGACTACAAGGCGATTAGCTCTATAAAAGAGGAGTATCTGTTTGTCTCACCATACATAATCGATACTTTTGTAAAGGTTGATTTACAAAAGGTCAAAGAAGTTTTTAGTGGAACTGTTATCTCTAATATATCAGCAACATTAGATGCTAATCACTGTGACGTGGCTTATTTTGATGCATATAAACTTAGCGGTTATTTCACACACTCAATATTACTTCATAATAACCTATTTAAAGAGCAAAATTTAGCGAGCATTGATACTGTAGGACTAAAGCTTATCACAGATGCCATAAACAAAGACAAGGAAGCAGTTACATGTAAAGAAGAGTTTATCAATGCTTTAAAAGAGAGTTTAGGAGATGACATTATCTTCTTTGTCGATTCAGACTTAACACTAAATAATGTTGTTCACTTTGGACTTAAAGGGATTAAAGCGAGAGAAGTAATAAGAAACTTAAGTCTTTCAAGTATTTTTGTAACAAATGGGGAAGGGTGCTCTTTAGGTCTCTCTCGTCCTTCTAGAATTATTCAAGCAATGGGTTATACAGAGTTACAAAGCAGACAAGCTATATCTTTGTCTTTTTGCAAAAATTTAAACAGTGAAGAGATTCTACATGTAGCTTCAAAAATAGGTAAATCTTACAGACAGATAAAGGCTTTACATGGATAA
- a CDS encoding winged helix-turn-helix domain-containing protein has protein sequence MVVKVKTWIEDDNEHLVFGGGKTQILELIDETGSISEASKRVGMNYKKAWSHIKILQEYIEDDLVVVKKGRDSGGTALTPKAKELILKYKLLEKEVRDFSTKRFEEIFMADGETINCTKESQSV, from the coding sequence ATGGTAGTAAAAGTTAAGACCTGGATAGAAGATGACAATGAGCATCTAGTCTTTGGTGGTGGTAAAACTCAAATCTTAGAACTAATCGATGAAACAGGTTCTATCTCAGAAGCTTCCAAGAGAGTTGGGATGAACTATAAAAAAGCTTGGTCTCACATAAAGATACTTCAAGAGTATATTGAAGATGACTTAGTGGTGGTTAAAAAAGGAAGAGATTCCGGCGGAACTGCACTAACACCCAAAGCAAAAGAACTTATACTCAAGTATAAACTCTTAGAAAAAGAAGTTAGAGATTTTTCAACTAAAAGATTTGAAGAGATTTTTATGGCAGATGGAGAGACTATAAATTGCACAAAGGAGAGCCAAAGTGTATAA
- a CDS encoding ModE family transcriptional regulator encodes MDNIEQILKQYLNNDGKINCLDAFKLARELHVEPKEIAELTKKHGIRIDNCELGVFGSKDFGDARDDIYEKLSAKANAQKKLDCSAAWEVAQEFSLNKVGSTTKKSDIEVIYCQLGCFRTRIHHGSKS; translated from the coding sequence ATGGATAACATAGAGCAAATTTTAAAGCAATATCTAAATAATGATGGAAAGATTAATTGTTTAGATGCTTTTAAATTGGCTAGAGAGCTACATGTAGAACCAAAAGAGATAGCTGAGCTTACTAAAAAACATGGTATCAGAATTGACAACTGCGAACTTGGTGTTTTTGGCAGTAAAGATTTTGGCGATGCAAGAGATGATATATATGAAAAATTATCTGCAAAAGCTAATGCCCAAAAAAAACTAGATTGTAGTGCTGCCTGGGAGGTAGCTCAAGAGTTTTCTTTAAATAAAGTTGGTTCAACTACTAAAAAAAGTGACATTGAAGTTATATATTGTCAACTTGGATGTTTTAGAACAAGGATTCACCATGGTAGTAAAAGTTAA
- the fdhD gene encoding formate dehydrogenase accessory sulfurtransferase FdhD produces MSNSKYLKTIIIDRVNGDEITEVEDVTIEEARLNVYLNGEKIISMMCIPKDQKAHAIGFLMSENVITQISDVEFIEVSEDGLRVDIKAAVDTDSLQNLYKEKTLVSGCGGGITGNVAGSLEIPFNQTSFVISPETISDEVKKFYADSELYTLTGCVHKATLFLEDTSVVTAEDIGRHNAIDKVVGKCKIDGLDTTKSVLFVSGRLSSEMVVKAVMHRIPIVVSRTAPTYLGVQTANKHGITLIGFARGRKMNIYTHSGRVHG; encoded by the coding sequence ATGTCAAATAGTAAATATTTAAAAACAATCATCATTGACAGAGTAAATGGTGATGAGATAACAGAAGTAGAAGATGTAACTATTGAAGAAGCAAGACTAAATGTTTACCTAAATGGTGAAAAGATCATATCTATGATGTGTATACCCAAAGATCAAAAGGCTCATGCAATTGGCTTTTTAATGAGTGAAAATGTAATCACTCAAATCAGTGATGTAGAATTCATAGAGGTAAGTGAAGATGGTTTAAGAGTTGATATCAAAGCAGCAGTTGATACAGACTCACTACAAAACCTATATAAAGAAAAAACACTAGTAAGCGGTTGCGGTGGAGGAATTACCGGTAATGTTGCCGGAAGTCTGGAAATTCCATTTAATCAAACTAGTTTTGTGATTAGCCCTGAGACTATTAGCGATGAAGTAAAAAAATTCTATGCTGATAGTGAACTGTATACACTGACAGGTTGTGTTCATAAAGCAACGCTGTTTTTAGAAGATACAAGTGTTGTAACTGCCGAAGACATAGGTAGACACAACGCAATAGATAAAGTTGTTGGTAAGTGCAAAATAGATGGACTTGACACAACAAAATCAGTTTTATTTGTTAGTGGAAGACTAAGTTCTGAGATGGTTGTAAAAGCAGTTATGCATAGAATCCCCATAGTGGTATCTAGAACTGCTCCGACATACCTTGGAGTACAAACAGCCAATAAACACGGAATAACCCTTATAGGCTTTGCTAGAGGAAGAAAAATGAACATATATACACACAGTGGAAGAGTTCATGGATAA
- a CDS encoding formate dehydrogenase subunit gamma, with protein sequence MKIKYIIIALIALSSLAFGASESVVWSDNLIDNILGYDKKGSLHLGQYFTILQSTYFKPLFLGVLFGVPAVFVVHYLVIGPMIFSHDRKKIYVFTLFHRVIHTIAGISFILLIPTGLIMMFGSTFGGGEFVRVNKEIHAISTLLFIVSIVPMFFMWLRWMFLHWDDIKWLMIVGGYLNKDKKPVPAGRFNAGQKTWYWLATLGGFLMIVTGVAMYFQDFRFEILNTYHISQIDFLRASAIVHNVLGLAILALFFVHIYMAVFAIKGAIHSMISGYKEEEEVEVLHSSYYRELKEKGEV encoded by the coding sequence ATGAAAATTAAATATATCATAATCGCTCTTATCGCACTCTCTTCACTAGCATTTGGTGCTAGTGAAAGTGTAGTATGGAGTGATAATCTAATTGATAATATCCTAGGTTACGATAAAAAAGGTTCATTACATTTAGGGCAATATTTTACTATTTTACAAAGTACATATTTTAAACCACTTTTTTTGGGTGTTTTATTTGGAGTACCAGCTGTATTCGTTGTACATTATCTGGTAATTGGTCCAATGATTTTCTCTCACGATAGAAAGAAAATTTATGTATTTACTCTGTTTCATAGAGTTATTCATACTATCGCAGGTATATCATTTATCTTACTTATTCCTACTGGTCTAATTATGATGTTTGGTAGTACTTTTGGTGGTGGAGAATTTGTAAGAGTAAATAAAGAGATTCATGCAATCTCAACACTTCTTTTTATAGTAAGTATTGTACCTATGTTTTTTATGTGGCTGAGATGGATGTTCCTTCATTGGGATGACATTAAGTGGCTAATGATAGTAGGCGGTTATTTGAATAAAGACAAAAAGCCGGTTCCTGCAGGTAGATTTAATGCTGGGCAGAAAACTTGGTATTGGTTAGCTACTCTTGGTGGCTTTTTAATGATAGTTACGGGTGTGGCTATGTATTTTCAAGACTTTAGATTTGAAATACTAAATACATACCATATCTCTCAAATTGACTTTTTAAGAGCAAGTGCTATTGTTCATAATGTTTTAGGATTAGCTATTTTAGCTCTTTTCTTTGTACATATCTACATGGCAGTATTTGCGATTAAGGGTGCTATCCACAGTATGATAAGCGGTTATAAAGAAGAAGAAGAAGTTGAAGTTCTTCATAGTTCTTATTATAGAGAGCTAAAAGAAAAAGGTGAAGTTTAA
- the fdh3B gene encoding formate dehydrogenase FDH3 subunit beta, translating into MSENARLKFFCDEHRCISCDGCSVACAEAHELPAGINRRKVIAMNEGIAGLEYSLSIACMHCTDAPCEQVCPTDCFYIREDGIVLHDKEKCIGCAYCLYACPFGAPQFPEDGAFGVKGVMDKCTMCAGGPQETNSHKERELYGQNRIAEGKVPVCASMCATKALLVGDSEAISAIYRERVLSVGHGVKTQPYGWSTAYGSKI; encoded by the coding sequence ATGAGTGAAAATGCAAGATTAAAGTTTTTTTGTGATGAGCATAGATGTATTTCTTGTGATGGTTGTTCTGTAGCTTGTGCGGAAGCGCACGAGTTACCAGCAGGTATCAATAGAAGAAAAGTAATTGCTATGAATGAAGGTATTGCTGGATTAGAATACTCTTTATCTATTGCTTGTATGCACTGTACAGATGCTCCTTGTGAGCAAGTTTGTCCTACTGATTGTTTTTATATCAGAGAAGACGGTATCGTTTTACACGACAAAGAAAAATGTATTGGCTGTGCTTACTGTCTATATGCTTGTCCTTTTGGTGCTCCTCAATTCCCAGAGGATGGTGCTTTTGGAGTAAAAGGCGTAATGGATAAATGTACTATGTGTGCTGGTGGTCCCCAAGAGACTAACTCACATAAAGAAAGAGAGCTTTATGGACAAAATAGAATTGCAGAGGGTAAAGTTCCTGTTTGTGCTTCTATGTGTGCTACTAAAGCATTACTTGTTGGTGATTCAGAAGCAATCTCTGCTATCTATAGAGAAAGAGTATTGTCAGTTGGTCATGGCGTAAAAACACAACCTTATGGATGGTCAACAGCATATGGTTCTAAGATATAG